One window from the genome of Kryptolebias marmoratus isolate JLee-2015 linkage group LG1, ASM164957v2, whole genome shotgun sequence encodes:
- the arhgap1 gene encoding rho GTPase-activating protein 1, translated as MSSDLLVDLGEDPATAQLGQLKLTTIEDQQWPADESALSKSETDVSQDFNAGSPHLPWDHPYYDIARHQIIEVAGDDNFGRKVIVFNACRMPPHHQLDHHKLLMYLKGTLDQYVESDYTLIYFHHGLTSENKPSLSWLRDAYREFDRKYKKNIKALYIVHPTMFIKTLLILFKPLISFKFGRKINYVSYLSELEAVVKCDQLMIPARVREYDNKLRASLKPSAQPPTSPPRSPPLPNQVFGVPLAVLRQRDPDGDPVPVVMRDTISFLSEQGLEMEGIFRRSANVTLVKEVQLRYNSGETVGFREMEDVHLAAVILKTFLRELPEPLLTYQLYNDIVNFASVSSDNQVEVMKALVESLPEENLASLRYLITFLAQVSANSEVNKMTNSNLAVVFGPNLLWGRDNAMSLSAIGPINNFTRTLLDQQHLVFT; from the exons ATGTCGTCGGACCTGCTGGTAGATTTGGGCGAAGACCCTGCAACTGCGCAGTTAGGACAGCTGAAGCTGACCACCATAGAGGACCAGCAGTGGCCTGCCGACGAGTCTGCGCTCAGTAAGTCCG AGACAGATGTTTCCCAGGACTTCAACGCCGGCTCCCCCCACCTGCCCTGGGACCACCCTTACTACGACATTGCGAGGCATCAGATCATTGAAGTGGCGG GGGATGATAACTTTGGCAGGAAGGTGATTGTGTTTAACGCCTGCAGGATGCCCCCACACCACCAGCTGGACCACCACAAGCTGCTGAT GTATCTTAAAGGAACCCTGGACCAGTACGTAGAAAGTGACTACACTCTGATTTATTTCCATCATGGGCTGACCAGTGAGAACAAACCGTCTCTCAGCTGGCTTCGAGATGCATACCGGGAGTTCGACAGGAA gtacAAGAAGAACATCAAGGCTTTATACATTGTCCATCCAACTATGTTCATCAAGACTCTGCTCATCCTCTTCAAACCTCTCATCAG ttttaaatttggCAGGAAGATCAACTACGTGAGCTATCTCAGTGAGCTGGAGGCCGTAGTGAAGTGTGACCAGCTGATGATTCCTGCCCGAGTCAGAGA GTACGACAACAAACTGAGAGCATCCCTGAAACCCAGCGCCCAgccccccacctcccctcctCGGAGCCCACCTCTCCCTAACCAGGTGTTCGGGGTTCCACTTGCAGT gCTGAGGCAGAGGGATCCAGATGGGGATCCGGTTCCTGTGGTGATGAGGGACACCATCAGCTTCCTGTCTGAACAAG gtttGGAGATGGAGGGGATCTTCAGACGATCTGCCAACGTGACTCTGGTGAAGGAGGTCCAGCTCAGGTACAACTCAG GTGAGACTGTGGGTTTCAGAGAGATGGAAGACGTCCACTTGGCTGCTGTGATTCTGAAGACGTTCCTGAGGGAACTACCTGAGCCTCTGCTCACATACCAGCTGTACAACGACATCGTCAACTTCGCGT CTGTATCCAGTGACAACCAAGTGGAAGTTATGAAAGCCCTGGTGGAGTCACTTCCTGAGGAAAACCTTGCTTCCCTACGATACTTGATCACGTTCCTGGCCCAG GTTTCGGCCAACAGCGAGGTCAACAAGATGACCAACAGTAACCTGGCTGTGGTGTTTGGACCAAACTTGCTCTGGGGGCGGGACAATGCCATGTCACTCAGTGCCATCGGGCCAATCAACAACTTCACCAGAACCCTGCTGGACCAGCAGCACCTGGTATTCACCTAA
- the arl6ip6 gene encoding ADP-ribosylation factor-like protein 6-interacting protein 6, giving the protein MSGGRPGGSGTEPRNGLQPWFGSALSVLGSAVTVAAVGFFCALIYPILGELRAERRRGESGTEERMLGFWIILVLAALVGCFCCVFSWTLTYLDSHQPGMKFPPLLSLGSFSFRDEPGFSMSYGAAVLNGIMATLTVIWSLS; this is encoded by the exons ATGTCAGGAGGAAGACCCGGCGGGAGTGGGACAGAACCGCGGAACGGGCTCCAACCGTGGTTCGGTTCGGCTCTGTCGGTTCTGGGTTCTGCTGTTACTGTGGCTGCAGTCGGCTTcttctgtgccctcatttaccccaTACTGGGAG AGCTACGAGCAGAAAGGAGGCGAGGGGAGAGTGGCACAGAGGAGAGGATGCTCG GGTTCTGGATTATCCTGGTGCTGGCGGCACTCGTCGGCTGTTTCTGCTGCGTCTTCTCGTGGACCCTCACCTACCTGGACTCCCACCAGCCTGGCATGAAGTTTCCACCTCTCCTGTCACTGGGCAGCTTTAGCTTCAG AGATGAACCTGGATTCAGCATGAGCTACGGCGCTGCTGTTCTCAATGGGATCATGGCCACGCTCACAGTCATCTGGAGCCTGTCCTGA